Below is a genomic region from Telmatobacter sp. DSM 110680.
GCGGCGCCTGCGAATTCAAAGAAATCTGTGGCGGATCGCGAGCCCGGGCTTATGCTTTGACTGGCAACCCTAATGCCGAAGAGCCGTGCTGCTCCTATATTCCAAAAGGCTACATGCAGCCGGCACCGCAGTTGAAGACGTCGACGACGCTTCATGTTCTTCAGGGCGCCTGAGAGCCAATCGTCCCCGAATGGACGACAATGACAAGGAACGGAAGTAAAGAGGAGATGTCATGGCGATTCAGATTGGCGCAAAGCCGGACAGTGGTTTCGATGACCCGATTGGCATGCTCAAGGACTGCCACAGAAGGATCGAGAGCTTTCTCCACATTCTCTGCGTTGTAGTCGATCGCGCACAGGGCAGAGCTCTTACCAACGAAGAGCGCGCTGCGGTTCAAGCTGCACTGCAATACTTCCGTACCGGCGGGCAGCGCCACACCGCGGATGAAGAGCAATCCCTCTTTCCCCGACTGCGCAAATCGGATGCACAAGCCTTCGAAGAGATCGATCGGCTGGAACATGATCATCGCGAGGCAAACGGTCTGCACACGTCGGTCGAACATCTCTATACAGCCTGGATTGAATCCAGCGGCCTGACTCCGGACGAAACGCGGCAGCTACTTTCAAAAACGTCGCGCCTCAAGCAACTCTATTCTGACCACATCCAGGTCGAGGAAACGACGGTCTTCGCTCGCGCCGCGCAGGTGCTGGACCGCAATGCCCTCACCGCGATTGGCACTGAGTTCCGATTTCGGCGCAAGTAGCCTGCCTCTGCTGATTCCGCTAAAAAACCTAATCAAATCTGTTCAGAGTGACCAAAGTCGCTGTCGCCGTATTTCGATTTCTCTAGGCTGTATTCAAGGAGATCGAAATGACCGCAACCACGCAAACCGTTCGCGAAATCGCACTGGAACAGCCGACCGCAATCCGGGTATTTGAACAATTTGGAATCGACTATTGCTGTGGAGGCCGCAAACCTCTGGCCGAGGCATGCGCTGCCGGAAACCTGGAAATTGACGCGGTCCTTGCTGCGTTGGAAGCGGCGGAAAAGAAACCCGGCACCGAGTTCGATAACTGGACCGATAAATCGTTGGAAAGCTTGAGCTCTCACATCGTCGCCAAGCACCACGCATATGTGAAAAATGAGCTGCCCAGGCTGGCCCAACTCGCGCAGAAAGTCGTCAATCGTCACGGCTCAACCAAGCCAGAATTGCCGCTCATTGCGACTACTCTAAAGCATCTGGACGAAGAACTCACCCAGCATCTCGCCAAGGAAGAAGCGGTTTTGTTTCCCTATATCGCTCGTCTCGAGCAATCCATTTCCAACGGAACGCCCAGGCCGCATAGCTGCTTCGGCACGGTCTCCAACCCGATCGCAATGATGACCCAGGAACACGACGCTGCCGGAACTCTGCTTGCTGAAATCCGCCGTCTGAGCGGAAATTTCACCACTCCGCCGGATGCCTGCCCGACTTTCCACGCGTTCTATGACGGGCTGAAGGAGTTCGAGCAGGACCTGCATCAGCATATTCATCTCGAGAACAACATCTACTTTCCGCGCGCGATCGAATTGGAGAGGTCTGTCAGTTAACGGCAGAGGACGCACCCGTCTTACTTGTATCGATCTCCAAATCCTGAACGACCGAAACCGCGATTGACCTCGTTGAGGGCGAAAGCGGTTTCTGCTTTTCCGGCGAACGTTAGTGACAGAAACTGGCCTTTCCCGGTGGATGTCGCCCGCTCATCGCCAAATCCACACACTAAAATGCCTCTATGAACCTGGAAGCAATTCAATCGGCCCTCCGCGACGCCGGGCACGACGGCTGGCTCTTCTACGACCATCATCACCGCGACCCCATCGGCGAGCGCATCCTCGGCCTCGATCCCAAGGCCCACATTACCCGGCGCTGGTATTACTTCATCCCCGCCACCGGCGAGCCCCGCAAGATGATGCACCGCATTGAACAGGGCCGCCTCGACACGCTTCCCGGCTCCAAGGGCCTCTATTCAAGCTGGCAGGAACTGGCCTCTGGTCTCGAGGCGATGCTCAATGGCGCAAACCGCATCGTCATGCAGTATTCGCCTAACAACGCCATTATGTACGTATCCATGGTCGATGCCGGCACGATCGAATTTCTGCGCAGCATCGGCAAAGGAATCGTCAGTTCCGCCGACCTCGTAAGTCGATTCGAAGCCGTGCTCAGTGAAAGTCAGATCGCCAGCCACACCGTCGCGCAAAAAGCTATCGACGAAATCCTCCAGGAAGGTTGGAAGGAGATCGGCCGCCGCCTGCGTCCCGCCAAGGGCAAGCAGGGCAAGGTCACCGAGTTCGACATGGTGCAATGGCTCAGCGAAGGCATGAAGCGCGCCAACCTTGTCTGGGAGAATGGCCCTAACGTCAGCGTCAACGCCAACTGCTCCGATTCGCACTACGAACCTACCATCGACCATACCGCCGATATCAAAGAAGGTGACTTCCTCCTCATCGACATCTGGGGTCGCGTCGACGATGCTGAGAGTGTCTACTACGACATCACGTGGACCGGCGTAGTAGGTCGCGAACCATCGGAACGCGAACAACTCGTTTTCGAAACCGTGCGCAACGCCCGCGACGCGGCGATCAGTGTTGTGGAGAAAGCGTTCTTTGAGGGTCGACCGATACAGGGCTATGAAGCCGATGATGCGGCGCGCGCTGTTGTCCGCACCGCTGGATTCGCCGACTACTTTACCCATCGCACCGGCCACAACATCGCTCACGAAATCCATGGTCCCGGCGCACACCTCGATAACCTCGAGACTCACGACATCCGCCAGATCCTGCCCAACACCTGCTTCTCCGTCGAGCCCGGCGTCTACCTGCCCGAATTCGGCATCCGCAGCGAGATCGACATGATCACCGCCCCCGGCAAAGCCTGGGTCACCGGCAAAATCCAGCGCGAACTTGTAAGAATCTGAGTGCGATGACCCCGGCGCGTACGCTAAGTTCGAAACAGTTCCTGATCGATCGCATTGTCAATCAGGCAAGGCTGGAGGACATACCGCTAGCCGACGTAGAGATTCGCATGCTCGGGTTTGCCGAGGTCTCGGCAAGTCCCAAAGATATGCAAGCCTCGCAAGCGTTCGAGCGCGATTTCGACGATGAGGGATACGAGGCTAAAATCGCCGGGCTCATTCGTCACGCATACGATCAGGACAGGAGGGCTGGCAAAGAGGAGGAATGGAATAACGCACTTGCGCGCCTAGCGAGCGGGGACATGTACCTGAATGTGTTGATTGACCGCGCTGGCATCGAAGATTCAGGACCAGCTGCGCTGTTTAGTGATTGGCGATTCATCGTTTATGGCCTGCTTCCATGCGGGCTGGCTCTGGTTGCCGCCGTGATGATTGGGCTGAGTCCGTTTGGAGCAAGATTGATCCGGAATGACGCGTTGCGAGTTTTCATCGCTACACTTCTCATTGCATCGCCCTTTGCCCTTCAACATATGTCCTGGTCGAAGCTATGGAACACGCGGAAGAGGCGTCGCCATTCCCACCCGGACTGATCCCGGTCTCTGAATCCTGACCGAGCCTGCTGCGATATAGTCAAAAGGGAATGGCAGAAGCTGAAAATAAAAACGTAGTTGCGCCCAAGAGCGCTCAAGGCGGGTTCGTCTTTCTTCCTTTGATTGCTGGCTGGCTCATCCCCGGCGCTGGACATTTTTTGCTGCGCAAATGGGCCCGCGGCGCACTTCTAGCGATCTCTATCGTCTGCATGTTCGCCCTCGGCCTGGCGATGCAGGGCCACCTCTATGCCAACGCGCACGACATTCTGGAAATGCTCGGCCTTGCGGGTGACCTGGGTAGCGGCCTGCTCTACTTCGTGGGCCGCACTATGGGTCTCGGCACCGATTCGGTCCAGCTCACCGTGGCCGATTGGGGCACACGCTTCATCGTTGTTGCAGGCCTCTTGAACATCATCGCCGCTGTCGACGCGCACAACATCCGCACGGGGAGGAAGCTCTAGTGTTCAGTCCCTCCCATTTCGCAGCGGTCCTGCTATTCGCAACCTTTGCTTCCACAGTCTTTGGCATCACGCAACGCGAAACGCCGCAGAAGATGTTCCGCTATGGGCTATATTGCTTCGCGCTCTTTGTGGGCTCGGCTATCGTGCTCAGCTGGGTGATGTTTCTGATCGCGCGCTAAGAACTCGTACGCCATCGCCTTCAGCTCGCATTTGAGTGTGCCACTGGAAACTCAAGCTCCTGCGGCCCGCTCCCACACGGCTGCGTCGAAGACGTGTGTGCATTCGTAGCCTTCGTTCTCGTAGAGCTTTATGGCATTTGTATTTGCTTCGGTAACCGTCAAAGAAATTTCGCTCACACCCTGTCGCACAAAATGGGCCGCAGCCACCGAAAGCAGTAAACGTGCAACGCCCTGCTGGCGATAACTGGGGTGTACGCACAGTTGCGTGATGTGTCCGCTTTGGGGGCTCACGCGCGAGCCGAGTACCAGGGCCGCTAGTTCGCGGCTGTTGCGGTCCGCCACCACGTGCGATACCTGCGCGGAAAAGACTCCGCAGCCCGAGTAGCGCACGATGTTGTGAAGAAATCGCATCGATCCATACGTTGAGCGGTATTGGTCATTGATGAGGCTGTCTGGATGACCGTTATAGGCAATGGCGATGAGGCGCGCGGCTGCGTTCAGATCGTCATCGCGCCACGGCCTCAGTTCTAAATTGCCTGGCAGATCAACTCGAGGCCGGCTCCAATGCCCGGCGAGTTGCTGGACCATGAAGTGTCTGGGATAAATCTCAAATCCCGCATCACGAAAAACTGCCGAGTGGGTACCAGAAGGATGAAGCAAAAGCTGAGATTCGATTCGATCCACGTTTGGCGAATTCAGCAAGGTTTCAAACAGGTGCCGCAGCAAGGTCGATTCGATCTCCCGCGCAGGCTCCGGCGCTCCTGCGGCAGCAACCGACTCGGGACTTTTTCCCGGCAACGCAAAAACGTCGCCGATCACTGCCTTGGTCTCCTCGTACACGCAGAAAGCGTAGCCGGTAACTTGGCCGCCCTCCAGCGCGGCATAGCCCGGCAGAAGGTGATTATCCAGATACTGCATCAGTAGGCGGGCCGAAGCACGATAATCCCAATGCAGCCGCTTGCTCCACAATTCCCCTTCAGCGTCGAGCACGGGCCGCAGCACCGGCGCGGCAAAATGTCGAAGATCGAGGATCTCGATGGTCACGCCAGCTGCCATGTTTCCCTTGTAGGATCCGGTCGGCTTTCGGCCGGCGTCAGCAATGCAGTCACTATGCGACGGTGCTCTCACCACCATGTACGCCGCTAATGGGCCTTCCGGTCACTGTGCCATGATTCACCGGCTTCCTGCAAGTTACACAGTACTCGAATGTTGGCACGAGAAGCCAGAAACTACCGGGCGCCTACGAGGTAAACCTCAAGGCCCTGCTCGGGCCAGCTGAGGATTTCCTCGTAATGGCGGCCTTCCAGGTACTCCTGCAGCGCCGCGGGCGTGTGCAGATCCACACCGCGGCGGCCAGTTACGCGCGCCACTAAAAGATGCTCCTCGTCCGGCACACCGGTGTCTTCATAGTTCACGACTTCATGGTTGCGGTAGAAGGCCAGACCATACTCCACGTCGCGGCGAACCCGGAAGACAGCTACCGTCTCGTCGGGGGGAGCTAACAGGAAAAGCCGATCGGCCAGCGGACGCGCCGAGTACGAATTGTCGAGTAAGTGAATCGCTCGCTTAGTCGAGTCGATCGCCGGAATTCCAAAAAAAGGCCCCACCCCATAGAGAAAGAACATCAACACCACGAGCACGCCTGTTGTCGCTAGCCGCAACCGTGCGACACCGTACCCTTTCACGACCACAACAATCAGCAACGCGGCACCAGCGGATGCAAGAACCGCAACAACCAGGGCGCGCGTAGGCGGCATTTCCGGTCCATGACTCACAAACCATGGCAGCAGCAGGGCAAACATCGTCATCACCCCGCATAACGCCGCGTGTCCAATCAACTCCCAGCGGTTCAGTCCCGCCTGCCTGCGCCGGAACAGATAGTCGCCCGTCAGAATCGTGATGGGCGGAATGGAGGGAAGGATGTAGCCCGGAAGCTTTGACTGCGAAAACGAAAAGAAGATGATTGGAATGATCGCCCACAGGACTAGAAACTCGGGGAAGGCATCTCCCGGCCGATTCGGCGGCCGCTTCTTGGAATTCAGTCTGCGCAGCCTCCACTCCGCCACCGAGGTCTGAATACCGTCAACCAGGGCGCGCATCGCGATCACGGTCCATGGCATCACGGCCAGCAGGACAACGACGATGTAGTACCAGAATGGCTGCGTATGCTGATAGCGGTTCGTGGCGAAGCGCTCCAGATTGTGCTCGAGGAAAAACTCGCGGAAGAATGTGGGATTCTGGTGCTGGACGGCGATAAACCAGGGCAGCGTAATCGCAAAGTAAAGCGCGATCCCCGGCCACCATACCGATCGCTGCACAATCGACCACTCCTTCCGCAAAAACGCGAAAGCCGCAACAATAACGATGGCCAGAAACGGCGCAACGGGGCCCTTTGCCAACGTGGCTACGCCGGTAAAGAAGTAGATATCGAACAACCAGAACTTGGAATCAGTTTCATACCAGGCGTACCATCCCAGCAGCCCAATCGAAAGCGGCGCAGCCATCTGCATATCGGTTGAGGCGCCTCGCGAAAATCCAATAATCCCCGCGCATGCAACCGTAATGAGCGCTGCGTCCAGGTGCCCACCGGGCCGGAAGCGCTTCATATGCAGATAGATCAGCGCCACCATGATGAAGGCGAAGCTGGCTGATGGCAGTCTCGCGCTCCAGTCATGCACCTTGAATTCCTGGAACACGAACATTGCGCGCCAATAGTAAAGAGCAGGCTTTTCAAGCCAGGGATGCCCATACAGATAAGGAGTGACGCAGGCGCTCAGCCGTTCACTCAGGGTGTGGGCGGCATCGAATCGAACCAGCATTTCGTGCGCGATCTGCGCATAGCGCGGCTCGTCGGCGCCAACCAGGCCCAGACCATCTCCGCCCAGCAGAGGAACAACTCCATAAAGGATGAAGAATGCGCTGAAGACCACGAAGACCGCGGCTTCTGACGCAGTTGCCCAGCTCGGCAATCGGAAGCGTCGGCTTTCAGGCGGTCCAGGTGCAACTGTTTCCAGTTGAGTCTCCACGTCCAGCAAATCTCCAAGCCAGTCTCAGAACGAATCAGCGGATTCAATAAGATCCACCGAACTCGTTGACCAGCCTTCCGGCCTGTCCAGGAATTTGGGGGAATTCCAAGGCCCGGGCAAAGAGTAACTTACCTCAAGAAGTCAGGCAAAACGCAGAAAGCAAACCGAGTTTCAGCCAGAGCTAGGCTAACAGATTCGCACCCTTTCCGACCGGTGCACCGCGACGTGACTTCCCCTGGAAAACCGCACTCACTCAACCGGCGTCTTCTGGCGTTTGCGCGAGCGGTCCATCAGCTCTTCAATCCGCGCCTGGAAACGCCCTGAACGATCGGCCAGAAACGACAGCTCCGGCACGTGACGCACTCCCATCCGCTCCTTCAATTCAAAGCGAATATACCCCTTGGCCGCTTCCAGTCCGGCAACGGTATCCACTTCAGCTTTGGCGATGTCGGGAACCGCATTGTCTACCGCAACATACACGCGCGCCGACTTGCCGCCCGGATTCAGCACCACTTCCGTCACATAACAGAACGCGATGCGCGGATCCGAGAGCTCGCCCTCGATCATGGCGCCGATCTCTTCCCGTAGAGTCTCAGCCACCCGGTCCTGATGATGCTTTCTCGCCCTGTGTTCCGGCATGGTTTTGCCTCCTCAAGTGGCTTCACGTAAACCCATCAGGATAGCAGAGCCGAGCCCGAAACACTGGATTGGCAGAGGGAAGTGATACCGTGGTTGCGCGGAGGAATCATGGGTAATTTCCTGGGCTGGAAATCTGGGGTGTTTCTTGCAGTTGCTTGCTCCACTTCGCTCCTCTCGGCGCAGAGCACGCCCCCAGGCAAAGCAGAAATCGAGCAGCACATTCAGCACGTAACGTCAGGCCTCATTGGGGAAGTAGTGATCAAGGGCGACGAACACGCCACCCACACCCTTGCTGATCGCATGAAGGAGCTCAACGTGCCCGGCGTCAGCATCGCCGTTCTGCACAACGGCAAGATCGAGTGGGCCCGCGGATTTGGCGTGCGCAATCTGGGAGGCGATCCCGTCGATGCAGAGACACTGTTCCAGGCAGGATCCATTAGCAAACCGTTGGCAGCGATGGCCTGTCTGAGACTCGTTCAGGACGGCAAGCTCTCCCTCGACGCAGACGTTAACACCTATCTCACAAGCTGGAAGTTTCCCGCCGATCCCGTCGCCACAGGCAAACCAGTGACGCTGCGCGAACTGCTGACCCACACCGGTGGCACCACGGTCCACGGATTTCCCGGATACGCCAGCACCGAGCCAGTGCCGACCTTAGTGCAGGTCCTCAACGGCGAAAAGCCAGCCAATACTCCCGCGATTCGAAGTGAAGCGGCTCCAATGGCGCGATGGAATTATTCAGGCGGCGGTTACACCATCATGCAGCAGGCAGTCATTGACGTAAGTCATGAGCCGTTTCCCAAATTGCTGCACGATTCAGTACTGGCTCCGATCGGCATGAAGCACAGCACCTACGAACAACCTCTGCCTGAGTCTATGCGCAAGAATGCGGCCACGCCTTATCGCGGTGATGGCAAGCCGGTAGAGGGTGGCGCGCACACCTATCCTGAAATGGCCGCAGCTGGCCTATGGACCACTCCTACCGACCTCGCAATCTACGCTATCGAAGTCGAGCAATCTCTGGCAGGCAAGGCGAACCATGTCCTCTCCGCGGATATGACCCGCCAAATGCTTACACCCGGCATGGGACATTGGGGACTGGGCCTTCAAATCGGCGGCTCTGACGCCAATCCATACTTCTCGCACGGAGGCGCCAATGAGGGCTTCCGC
It encodes:
- a CDS encoding hemerythrin domain-containing protein — encoded protein: MAIQIGAKPDSGFDDPIGMLKDCHRRIESFLHILCVVVDRAQGRALTNEERAAVQAALQYFRTGGQRHTADEEQSLFPRLRKSDAQAFEEIDRLEHDHREANGLHTSVEHLYTAWIESSGLTPDETRQLLSKTSRLKQLYSDHIQVEETTVFARAAQVLDRNALTAIGTEFRFRRK
- the ric gene encoding iron-sulfur cluster repair di-iron protein: MTATTQTVREIALEQPTAIRVFEQFGIDYCCGGRKPLAEACAAGNLEIDAVLAALEAAEKKPGTEFDNWTDKSLESLSSHIVAKHHAYVKNELPRLAQLAQKVVNRHGSTKPELPLIATTLKHLDEELTQHLAKEEAVLFPYIARLEQSISNGTPRPHSCFGTVSNPIAMMTQEHDAAGTLLAEIRRLSGNFTTPPDACPTFHAFYDGLKEFEQDLHQHIHLENNIYFPRAIELERSVS
- a CDS encoding M24 family metallopeptidase; protein product: MNLEAIQSALRDAGHDGWLFYDHHHRDPIGERILGLDPKAHITRRWYYFIPATGEPRKMMHRIEQGRLDTLPGSKGLYSSWQELASGLEAMLNGANRIVMQYSPNNAIMYVSMVDAGTIEFLRSIGKGIVSSADLVSRFEAVLSESQIASHTVAQKAIDEILQEGWKEIGRRLRPAKGKQGKVTEFDMVQWLSEGMKRANLVWENGPNVSVNANCSDSHYEPTIDHTADIKEGDFLLIDIWGRVDDAESVYYDITWTGVVGREPSEREQLVFETVRNARDAAISVVEKAFFEGRPIQGYEADDAARAVVRTAGFADYFTHRTGHNIAHEIHGPGAHLDNLETHDIRQILPNTCFSVEPGVYLPEFGIRSEIDMITAPGKAWVTGKIQRELVRI
- a CDS encoding DUF6677 family protein; the protein is MAEAENKNVVAPKSAQGGFVFLPLIAGWLIPGAGHFLLRKWARGALLAISIVCMFALGLAMQGHLYANAHDILEMLGLAGDLGSGLLYFVGRTMGLGTDSVQLTVADWGTRFIVVAGLLNIIAAVDAHNIRTGRKL
- a CDS encoding N-acetyltransferase; amino-acid sequence: MAAGVTIEILDLRHFAAPVLRPVLDAEGELWSKRLHWDYRASARLLMQYLDNHLLPGYAALEGGQVTGYAFCVYEETKAVIGDVFALPGKSPESVAAAGAPEPAREIESTLLRHLFETLLNSPNVDRIESQLLLHPSGTHSAVFRDAGFEIYPRHFMVQQLAGHWSRPRVDLPGNLELRPWRDDDLNAAARLIAIAYNGHPDSLINDQYRSTYGSMRFLHNIVRYSGCGVFSAQVSHVVADRNSRELAALVLGSRVSPQSGHITQLCVHPSYRQQGVARLLLSVAAAHFVRQGVSEISLTVTEANTNAIKLYENEGYECTHVFDAAVWERAAGA
- a CDS encoding glycosyltransferase family 39 protein, producing METQLETVAPGPPESRRFRLPSWATASEAAVFVVFSAFFILYGVVPLLGGDGLGLVGADEPRYAQIAHEMLVRFDAAHTLSERLSACVTPYLYGHPWLEKPALYYWRAMFVFQEFKVHDWSARLPSASFAFIMVALIYLHMKRFRPGGHLDAALITVACAGIIGFSRGASTDMQMAAPLSIGLLGWYAWYETDSKFWLFDIYFFTGVATLAKGPVAPFLAIVIVAAFAFLRKEWSIVQRSVWWPGIALYFAITLPWFIAVQHQNPTFFREFFLEHNLERFATNRYQHTQPFWYYIVVVLLAVMPWTVIAMRALVDGIQTSVAEWRLRRLNSKKRPPNRPGDAFPEFLVLWAIIPIIFFSFSQSKLPGYILPSIPPITILTGDYLFRRRQAGLNRWELIGHAALCGVMTMFALLLPWFVSHGPEMPPTRALVVAVLASAGAALLIVVVVKGYGVARLRLATTGVLVVLMFFLYGVGPFFGIPAIDSTKRAIHLLDNSYSARPLADRLFLLAPPDETVAVFRVRRDVEYGLAFYRNHEVVNYEDTGVPDEEHLLVARVTGRRGVDLHTPAALQEYLEGRHYEEILSWPEQGLEVYLVGAR
- the rbfA gene encoding 30S ribosome-binding factor RbfA; protein product: MPEHRARKHHQDRVAETLREEIGAMIEGELSDPRIAFCYVTEVVLNPGGKSARVYVAVDNAVPDIAKAEVDTVAGLEAAKGYIRFELKERMGVRHVPELSFLADRSGRFQARIEELMDRSRKRQKTPVE
- a CDS encoding serine hydrolase, with product MGNFLGWKSGVFLAVACSTSLLSAQSTPPGKAEIEQHIQHVTSGLIGEVVIKGDEHATHTLADRMKELNVPGVSIAVLHNGKIEWARGFGVRNLGGDPVDAETLFQAGSISKPLAAMACLRLVQDGKLSLDADVNTYLTSWKFPADPVATGKPVTLRELLTHTGGTTVHGFPGYASTEPVPTLVQVLNGEKPANTPAIRSEAAPMARWNYSGGGYTIMQQAVIDVSHEPFPKLLHDSVLAPIGMKHSTYEQPLPESMRKNAATPYRGDGKPVEGGAHTYPEMAAAGLWTTPTDLAIYAIEVEQSLAGKANHVLSADMTRQMLTPGMGHWGLGLQIGGSDANPYFSHGGANEGFRNNFAAYEKSGEGVFVMTNGDNGGQIADEVMHSVAAEYQWPDFKPTVRTAIHVDPKVLASYVGTYELDKSVDLAITVENGQLMGQATGQGKTPIYAETETKFFLLAAPTSLEFVKDDQGKVTSVVLHLYGHDRKAPKK